The Hydrogenophaga crocea genome contains a region encoding:
- a CDS encoding DUF6162 family protein, giving the protein MTVQVVRPAGAGHETLWVSFAAAAVLALAALVVGVRAQPQAAAALAPHQIDARTQLNAAEQGVHADLLVAAEEIAALHESDQTAPGVEQLRGIGLPPFSQGPETRARGGHEWRLRAQAHELVYIGRSAAPELAASFLLRVPTDGAAHAHGGEVEIWLKREGGANGEGGDGGDGGDGGDRAAAAWPEALDDPALMRQGWRQVVTRYDAGVTRKDASH; this is encoded by the coding sequence ATGACGGTGCAGGTGGTGCGGCCCGCCGGCGCGGGCCACGAGACCCTTTGGGTGTCGTTCGCCGCAGCCGCCGTGCTCGCGCTCGCGGCCCTGGTCGTGGGCGTGCGCGCGCAACCGCAGGCCGCAGCGGCGCTCGCACCGCACCAGATCGACGCGCGCACCCAACTCAACGCGGCCGAGCAGGGCGTGCACGCCGACCTGCTGGTGGCGGCCGAAGAAATCGCCGCGCTGCACGAGAGCGACCAGACCGCGCCCGGCGTCGAGCAGTTGCGCGGGATTGGCCTGCCCCCGTTCAGCCAGGGCCCTGAAACGCGCGCGCGCGGCGGCCACGAATGGCGCCTGCGCGCGCAGGCGCACGAACTGGTCTACATCGGCCGCAGTGCGGCCCCCGAGCTGGCGGCCTCGTTCCTGTTGCGCGTGCCCACCGACGGCGCGGCCCACGCGCACGGCGGCGAGGTGGAGATCTGGCTCAAGCGCGAAGGCGGCGCAAACGGCGAAGGCGGCGATGGCGGCGATGGCGGCGATGGCGGCGACCGCGCTGCGGCGGCCTGGCCCGAGGCGCTCGACGATCCGGCGCTGATGCGCCAGGGCTGGCGCCAGGTCGTGACCCGCTACGACGCGGGCGTGACGCGCAAGGACGCCTCGCATTGA
- a CDS encoding energy transducer TonB — protein MSTTHLPLAPDAPFATGGAPRRFNRRLTVVGSVVGLHVAAVWALQTGLLHRAAEMVIPEVLMAELIEPPKPLATPVPAPAPPTPVAKPQARPRPAPAPAPQPQPVPLPVQSEPSPIAPAVSPPEPAPVAAAPAPPAPPAPPAPPAPPAQPAVVQPIVNADYLNNPAPVYPSIAQRLRQEGRVLLRVLIEPDGRASRVEVLQTSGFQVLDQTAVAAVKRWRFVPGKRGGTPEAMWAQVPLEFKLDR, from the coding sequence ATGTCCACCACACACCTGCCCCTGGCGCCCGACGCGCCCTTCGCCACCGGCGGCGCGCCGCGCCGCTTCAACCGCCGCCTCACCGTGGTGGGATCGGTGGTCGGGCTGCATGTGGCCGCGGTGTGGGCGCTGCAGACCGGCCTGCTGCATCGCGCGGCCGAGATGGTCATACCCGAGGTGCTGATGGCCGAGCTCATCGAGCCGCCCAAGCCGCTGGCCACCCCCGTGCCCGCGCCCGCACCGCCCACGCCGGTGGCCAAGCCCCAAGCCCGGCCGCGGCCTGCCCCGGCACCCGCGCCCCAGCCCCAACCGGTGCCACTGCCGGTGCAGAGCGAGCCCTCGCCCATCGCCCCCGCCGTGTCGCCACCCGAGCCCGCCCCGGTCGCCGCGGCACCGGCCCCGCCCGCGCCGCCCGCCCCACCGGCGCCACCCGCCCCGCCGGCGCAGCCGGCCGTGGTGCAGCCCATCGTCAACGCCGACTACCTGAACAACCCCGCGCCGGTCTATCCCTCGATCGCGCAGCGCTTGCGCCAGGAAGGTCGCGTGCTGCTGCGCGTGCTCATCGAACCCGACGGCCGCGCCAGCCGGGTCGAGGTGCTGCAGACCAGCGGTTTCCAGGTGCTTGACCAGACCGCGGTCGCCGCCGTCAAACGCTGGCGCTTCGTACCCGGCAAACGCGGCGGCACGCCCGAGGCCATGTGGGCCCAGGTGCCGCTGGAATTCAAGCTCGACCGATAG
- a CDS encoding MotA/TolQ/ExbB proton channel family protein, translated as MPTDIATSGLAHVWTQGDWVTRSVALVLLAMSLTTWIIILWKALDVRAHRAQARGIEGFWHSSDFTEALDKLGPAEGNPFRAAAIEGREAARHITHQDGVSRPQLHDSLDVSDWIERSLRKSVDDSTVRAQGGLSVLASVASTAPFVGLFGTVWGIYHALLGIGASGQVSIDQVAGPIGEALIMTALGLLVAIPAVLGYNALVRGNKAVLHQLNRFAHDLHAYLVTGARVSAGGDGKVLHMKRG; from the coding sequence ATGCCGACCGATATCGCTACCTCCGGCCTCGCCCATGTCTGGACCCAGGGTGACTGGGTCACCCGCAGCGTCGCTCTCGTGCTGCTGGCCATGTCGCTGACCACCTGGATCATCATCCTGTGGAAGGCGCTCGACGTGCGCGCCCACCGCGCCCAGGCGCGCGGCATCGAAGGCTTCTGGCACAGCAGCGACTTCACCGAAGCGCTTGACAAGCTGGGACCCGCCGAAGGCAACCCCTTCCGTGCCGCCGCCATCGAAGGCCGTGAGGCCGCGCGCCACATCACCCACCAGGACGGCGTGAGCCGCCCGCAATTGCACGACAGCCTCGACGTGAGCGACTGGATCGAGCGCTCCCTGCGCAAGTCGGTCGACGACTCCACCGTGCGCGCCCAGGGCGGCCTGTCGGTGCTCGCCTCGGTGGCGTCCACCGCGCCTTTCGTGGGCCTGTTCGGCACCGTCTGGGGCATCTACCACGCGCTGCTGGGCATCGGCGCCTCGGGCCAGGTGTCGATCGACCAGGTGGCCGGACCGATCGGCGAGGCGCTGATCATGACCGCGCTGGGCCTGCTGGTGGCGATTCCGGCGGTGCTGGGCTACAACGCCCTGGTGCGCGGCAACAAGGCGGTGCTGCACCAGCTCAACCGCTTCGCGCACGACCTGCACGCCTACCTCGTCACCGGTGCACGCGTGAGCGCCGGCGGCGACGGCAAGGTGCTGCACATGAAACGGGGCTGA
- a CDS encoding ExbD/TolR family protein: MAIGTQDSSDEVMAEINMIPFIDVMLVLLIIFIITVPVIQHAVNIDLPQASIEKVQDKPENIRFSVDAEGQYFWNEQRVADTELDGLLSAAASQNPQPELHIRGDKAVRYERVALAMAAARKAGLRKIGFITEPTP, from the coding sequence ATGGCCATAGGAACCCAAGACAGCAGCGACGAGGTCATGGCGGAGATCAACATGATCCCGTTCATCGACGTCATGCTGGTGCTGCTGATCATCTTCATCATCACCGTGCCGGTGATCCAGCACGCGGTCAACATCGACCTGCCGCAGGCCAGCATCGAGAAGGTGCAGGACAAGCCCGAGAACATCCGCTTCTCGGTCGACGCCGAGGGCCAGTACTTCTGGAACGAGCAGCGCGTGGCGGACACCGAACTCGACGGCCTGCTGAGCGCCGCGGCCTCGCAGAACCCGCAGCCCGAGCTGCACATCCGCGGCGACAAGGCCGTGCGCTACGAGCGCGTGGCGCTGGCCATGGCCGCGGCCCGCAAGGCGGGGTTGCGCAAGATCGGCTTCATCACCGAACCCACGCCCTGA
- a CDS encoding GlcG/HbpS family heme-binding protein produces the protein MKPSFLLEAADVKKIAEAAEKEALAHQWAVTIAIVDAGGHLLWVQRLDGAPPVSAHIAPAKAHTAAMGRRESKVYEDVINQGRTSFLSAPALQGMLEGGVPIMKDGVCLGAVGVSGVKSTEDAQIARAGIAALGL, from the coding sequence ATGAAGCCCTCGTTCCTGCTCGAAGCCGCCGACGTCAAGAAGATCGCCGAAGCCGCCGAGAAAGAAGCCCTCGCCCACCAATGGGCCGTGACCATCGCCATCGTCGACGCGGGCGGCCACCTGCTGTGGGTGCAGCGCCTGGACGGCGCGCCGCCGGTGTCGGCCCACATCGCGCCCGCCAAGGCCCACACGGCCGCCATGGGCCGCCGCGAAAGCAAGGTCTACGAAGACGTGATCAACCAGGGCCGCACCTCGTTCCTGAGCGCGCCCGCGCTGCAGGGCATGCTCGAGGGCGGCGTGCCCATCATGAAGGACGGCGTCTGCCTGGGTGCGGTGGGCGTGAGCGGCGTCAAGTCGACCGAAGACGCCCAGATCGCCCGCGCCGGCATCGCGGCGCTGGGCCTGTAA
- a CDS encoding Bax inhibitor-1/YccA family protein, whose amino-acid sequence MSDHVQTTGRFGTAVSVGAAERNRVLRNTYWLLALSMLPTVLGAWVGVATGITAGLGGGLGLIVFLGGAFGFMFAIEKTKNSAAGVPILLAFTFFMGLMLSRLVAMVLGFSNGASLIMTAFGGTAAIFFGMASLSTVIKRDLSSMGKFLFIGAIMLLVAGVANIFIQSSALMITLSVLAIGIFSAFILYDLKRVQDGEETNYITATLGVYLSLYNVFQSLLMLLGVFGGERE is encoded by the coding sequence ATGTCAGACCATGTGCAAACCACCGGCCGCTTCGGTACCGCGGTCTCCGTCGGCGCCGCCGAGCGCAACCGCGTGCTGCGCAACACCTACTGGCTGCTGGCGCTGTCCATGCTGCCCACCGTGCTGGGCGCCTGGGTGGGCGTGGCCACGGGCATCACCGCCGGCCTGGGCGGCGGGCTGGGCCTGATCGTGTTCCTGGGCGGCGCCTTCGGCTTCATGTTCGCGATCGAGAAGACCAAGAACTCGGCCGCCGGCGTGCCCATCCTGCTGGCCTTCACCTTCTTCATGGGCCTGATGCTCTCGCGCCTGGTCGCCATGGTGCTGGGCTTCTCCAACGGCGCCAGCCTGATCATGACGGCCTTCGGCGGCACCGCGGCCATCTTCTTCGGCATGGCCTCGCTGTCCACGGTCATCAAGCGCGACCTCTCGAGCATGGGCAAGTTCCTGTTCATCGGCGCGATCATGCTGCTGGTGGCGGGCGTGGCCAACATCTTCATCCAGTCGAGCGCGCTGATGATCACGCTGTCGGTGCTGGCCATCGGCATCTTCTCGGCCTTCATCCTGTACGACCTCAAGCGCGTGCAGGACGGCGAGGAAACCAACTACATCACCGCCACCCTGGGCGTGTACCTGAGCCTGTACAACGTGTTCCAGAGCCTGCTCATGCTGCTGGGCGTGTTCGGCGGCGAGCGCGAGTGA
- the rlmD gene encoding 23S rRNA (uracil(1939)-C(5))-methyltransferase RlmD, protein MSADVPHPIPAPYPDGSLAVESLDIEAQGIAHRADGKVVFIEGALPFEQVSVSVHRKKNNWEAATATAIHRESSQRVRPGCPHFGLHAGACGGCKMQHLHPSAQVAIKQRVLEDNLWHLGKVKAETLLRPIEGPTWGYRYRARLSVRHVHKKGVVLIGFHERKSRYVADMGVCPVLPPHVSAMLGPLRELIFGLDARETCPQIELAAGDTVTALVLRHLEPLSEDDLARLRAFGQQHGVQWWLQAKGPDTVRLLDEGGEPLAYGLPEFGITMPFKPTDFTQVNPAINRVLVTRALRLLDAQAHERVIDWFCGLGNFTLPIATTAGEVLGIEGSETLVARSRENLQRNAAGRARPLAPTRFAARNLFEMTPELLVADGTADKWLVDPPREGAFALAKALADLHQQPALRGDWLPPRRIVYVSCNPATLARDAGLLVHQAGYRCVLAGAVNMFPHTAHVESMAVFELDPAAVPGTAA, encoded by the coding sequence ATGTCCGCTGACGTCCCCCATCCCATTCCCGCTCCCTACCCCGACGGCTCGCTGGCCGTCGAATCGCTCGACATCGAGGCCCAGGGCATCGCCCACCGTGCCGACGGCAAGGTCGTCTTCATCGAAGGCGCGCTGCCCTTCGAGCAGGTCAGCGTGTCGGTGCACCGCAAGAAGAACAACTGGGAGGCCGCCACCGCCACGGCCATCCACCGCGAGTCCTCGCAGCGCGTGCGGCCCGGCTGCCCGCACTTCGGCCTGCACGCGGGCGCCTGCGGCGGCTGCAAGATGCAGCACCTGCACCCCTCGGCGCAGGTGGCGATCAAGCAGCGCGTGCTCGAGGACAACCTCTGGCACCTGGGCAAGGTGAAGGCCGAGACCCTGCTGCGTCCCATCGAAGGCCCCACTTGGGGCTATCGCTACCGCGCGCGCCTGTCGGTGCGCCACGTGCACAAGAAGGGCGTGGTGCTGATCGGCTTTCACGAGCGCAAGAGCCGCTACGTGGCCGACATGGGCGTGTGCCCGGTGCTGCCGCCGCACGTGAGCGCCATGCTGGGCCCGCTGCGCGAGCTGATCTTCGGCCTGGACGCGCGCGAGACCTGCCCGCAGATCGAACTCGCCGCGGGCGACACCGTGACCGCGCTGGTGCTGCGCCACCTCGAACCGCTGAGCGAGGACGACCTGGCGCGCCTGCGCGCCTTCGGCCAGCAGCACGGCGTGCAGTGGTGGCTGCAGGCCAAGGGCCCCGACACCGTGCGCCTGCTCGACGAAGGTGGCGAGCCGCTGGCCTACGGCCTGCCCGAGTTCGGCATCACCATGCCCTTCAAGCCCACCGACTTCACGCAGGTGAACCCGGCCATCAACCGCGTGCTGGTCACGCGTGCGCTGCGGCTGCTCGACGCGCAGGCGCACGAGCGCGTGATCGACTGGTTCTGCGGCCTGGGCAATTTCACGCTGCCCATCGCCACCACCGCGGGCGAGGTGCTGGGCATCGAAGGCAGCGAGACCCTGGTGGCGCGCTCGCGCGAGAACCTGCAACGCAATGCCGCGGGGCGTGCCAGGCCGCTCGCGCCCACGCGCTTCGCGGCCCGCAACCTGTTCGAGATGACGCCCGAGCTGCTGGTGGCCGACGGCACGGCCGACAAGTGGCTGGTCGACCCGCCGCGCGAGGGCGCGTTCGCGCTCGCCAAGGCCCTGGCCGACCTGCACCAGCAGCCCGCGCTGCGCGGTGACTGGCTGCCGCCGCGGCGCATCGTCTACGTGAGCTGCAACCCGGCCACGCTGGCGCGCGACGCCGGCCTGCTGGTGCACCAGGCGGGCTACCGTTGCGTGCTGGCGGGGGCCGTGAACATGTTCCCGCACACCGCGCACGTGGAAAGCATGGCGGTGTTCGAGCTCGACCCGGCCGCGGTGCCGGGCACGGCCGCCTGA
- a CDS encoding 3'-5' exonuclease, which produces MAWPVLVFDIESIPDVAGLRALRGSAPGDTDEQVYAAWLAERKEKGQSDFMPLHLQRVLVISCVFRSAEGLQIHSFVDREPEGVSQEGKVIQTFFRTIEKKVPQLVSWNGGGFDLPVLHYRGLRHGVEASKYWDMGEDDRDFKWNNYIGRYHMRHLDLMDLLAMYSPKNNAPLDAMAKLCGFPGKLGMDGSQVYAQYLAGQTDEIRRYCETDVMNTYLLYCRFQQMRGGFTPPEYEREIAFVKETLAGLAPNEAHWQEYLAAWPA; this is translated from the coding sequence TTGGCCTGGCCCGTTCTCGTCTTCGACATCGAGTCGATCCCCGACGTCGCGGGCCTGCGCGCGCTGCGCGGCAGCGCGCCGGGCGACACCGACGAGCAGGTGTACGCGGCCTGGCTCGCCGAGCGCAAGGAGAAGGGCCAGAGCGACTTCATGCCGCTGCACCTGCAGCGCGTGCTGGTCATCAGCTGCGTGTTCCGCAGCGCTGAAGGCCTGCAAATCCACTCCTTCGTCGACCGCGAGCCCGAGGGCGTGAGCCAGGAGGGCAAGGTCATCCAGACCTTCTTCCGCACCATCGAGAAGAAGGTGCCGCAGCTCGTGAGCTGGAACGGCGGCGGCTTCGACCTGCCCGTGCTGCACTACCGTGGCCTGCGCCACGGCGTGGAGGCCAGCAAGTACTGGGACATGGGCGAGGACGACCGCGACTTCAAGTGGAACAACTACATCGGTCGTTACCACATGCGCCACCTCGACCTGATGGACCTGCTGGCCATGTACTCGCCCAAGAACAATGCGCCGCTGGACGCCATGGCCAAGCTCTGCGGCTTCCCGGGCAAGCTGGGCATGGACGGCTCGCAGGTGTACGCGCAATACCTCGCGGGGCAGACCGACGAGATCCGCCGCTACTGCGAGACCGACGTGATGAACACCTACCTGCTCTACTGCCGCTTCCAGCAGATGCGGGGCGGCTTCACGCCGCCCGAGTACGAGCGCGAGATCGCGTTCGTGAAAGAAACCCTGGCCGGCCTCGCGCCCAACGAGGCGCACTGGCAGGAATACCTGGCCGCCTGGCCGGCCTGA
- a CDS encoding peptidoglycan DD-metalloendopeptidase family protein — MNPITLREPGRNPAQGWTAGRALAWSMLGAALLVSVGCAQRVARPAPVEDRGTSRPAASAPAAAPAEAAAARPGYVTVQAGDTLYRIALNAGQSWRDVAAWNNLANPNAIEIGQQLRVVPPTAASAPAPAPAAASGPSTAPVASSGVTPRPLSETSPAATPSPAPAPAPAPAPAPAASGDDIRFVWPANGQVVSNFDEVNNKGVSIAGKVGDPVLAAADGHVVYAGAGLRGYGNLIILKHNNTYLTAYAHNQALLVREDQAVRQGQKIAEMGSSDADRVKLHFEVRRLGKPVDPLAYLPKR, encoded by the coding sequence ATGAACCCAATCACTTTGCGCGAGCCGGGCCGCAACCCCGCGCAGGGATGGACCGCCGGCCGGGCCCTGGCCTGGTCGATGCTGGGCGCCGCCCTGCTCGTGAGCGTCGGCTGCGCCCAGCGCGTGGCACGCCCGGCCCCGGTCGAAGACCGCGGCACCTCGCGTCCCGCGGCCTCGGCGCCGGCCGCTGCGCCCGCCGAAGCGGCGGCGGCGCGTCCCGGCTACGTCACGGTGCAGGCCGGCGACACGCTGTACCGCATCGCCCTCAATGCCGGCCAGAGCTGGCGCGACGTCGCGGCCTGGAACAACCTGGCCAACCCCAACGCGATCGAGATCGGCCAGCAGCTGCGCGTGGTGCCGCCCACGGCCGCCAGCGCACCCGCCCCGGCGCCGGCTGCGGCCAGCGGCCCGTCGACGGCGCCTGTCGCCTCCAGCGGCGTCACGCCGCGCCCGCTGAGCGAAACCAGCCCGGCCGCCACACCGTCGCCGGCCCCGGCGCCCGCACCGGCCCCCGCGCCCGCGCCGGCCGCCTCGGGCGACGACATCCGCTTCGTGTGGCCCGCCAACGGCCAGGTGGTGAGCAATTTCGACGAGGTCAACAACAAGGGCGTGAGCATCGCCGGCAAGGTCGGCGACCCGGTGCTCGCCGCGGCCGACGGCCACGTGGTGTACGCGGGCGCGGGCCTGCGCGGCTACGGCAACCTCATCATCCTCAAGCACAACAACACCTACCTCACGGCCTACGCGCACAACCAGGCGCTGCTGGTGCGCGAGGACCAGGCCGTGCGCCAGGGCCAGAAGATCGCCGAGATGGGCAGCAGCGACGCCGACCGCGTGAAGCTGCACTTCGAGGTGCGCCGCCTGGGCAAGCCGGTCGATCCGCTGGCCTACCTGCCCAAACGCTGA
- a CDS encoding protein-L-isoaspartate(D-aspartate) O-methyltransferase, whose translation MKQPAPRPRPGFPARLPAGTPAPTPARAARPAPAAPARVVPSGVGMDSSAVRAAMVRKLQAQGISHPAVIAAMLAVERHRFVDSALVNQAYEDTSLPIGQGQTISKPNVVARMVELLCQSSPQPLGRVLEIGTGCGYQAAVLSRVAREVYSVERIRALHDKARDNLRALRVPNLHLIFGDGMVGFAQGAPYAGIIAAAGGNDLPAAWIDQLAVGGRLVAPAVTAQGRQNLVVVDKTARGIVRTELEAVHFVPLKSGIA comes from the coding sequence GTGAAGCAGCCCGCGCCGCGCCCGCGCCCGGGTTTCCCCGCGCGCCTGCCCGCCGGCACACCCGCGCCCACGCCAGCGCGTGCGGCCCGGCCGGCCCCGGCCGCGCCCGCGCGCGTGGTGCCTTCGGGCGTGGGCATGGACTCGTCGGCCGTGCGCGCGGCCATGGTGCGCAAACTGCAGGCGCAGGGCATCTCGCACCCCGCGGTGATCGCGGCCATGCTGGCCGTCGAGCGGCACCGCTTCGTCGACTCGGCCCTGGTCAACCAGGCCTACGAAGACACCAGCCTGCCGATCGGGCAGGGTCAGACCATCAGCAAGCCCAACGTGGTGGCGCGCATGGTCGAGCTCTTGTGCCAGAGCTCGCCGCAGCCGCTGGGCCGCGTGCTCGAGATCGGCACCGGCTGCGGCTACCAGGCCGCGGTGCTCAGCCGCGTGGCGCGCGAGGTCTACAGCGTCGAGCGCATCCGCGCGCTGCACGACAAGGCGCGCGACAACCTGCGCGCGCTGCGCGTGCCCAACCTGCACCTGATCTTCGGCGACGGCATGGTCGGCTTTGCCCAGGGGGCGCCGTATGCGGGCATCATCGCGGCGGCGGGCGGGAACGATCTGCCCGCGGCCTGGATCGACCAGCTCGCCGTGGGTGGCCGGCTGGTGGCGCCCGCGGTCACGGCCCAGGGCCGCCAGAACCTCGTGGTGGTCGACAAGACCGCGCGCGGCATCGTCCGCACCGAACTCGAGGCCGTTCATTTCGTGCCCCTAAAATCGGGCATCGCCTGA
- the surE gene encoding 5'/3'-nucleotidase SurE gives MKILISNDDGFQAPGIVALHDAIKALPGVEVEVVAPEHNNSAKSNALTLHSPLYVHQAANGFRYVNGTPADCVHIALTGLLGYRPDLVISGINNGANMGDDTIYSGTVGAAMEGYLFGIPAIAFSQTEKGWKHLDAAAAKAAELVQQLLPSVPEAQRRNEPWLLNVNVPCLPLSDIRGFKVTRLGRRHAAEPVITQVNPRGDTMYWIGSAGPARDDVEGTDFHAALQGYATITPLQVDLTDHDRLPYWAPTAVALSGGPA, from the coding sequence ATGAAGATCCTGATCTCCAACGACGACGGTTTCCAGGCCCCCGGCATCGTCGCCCTGCACGACGCCATCAAAGCCCTGCCCGGTGTGGAGGTCGAGGTGGTGGCGCCCGAGCACAACAACAGCGCCAAGAGCAACGCGCTCACGCTGCACTCGCCGCTGTACGTGCACCAGGCCGCCAACGGCTTTCGCTACGTCAACGGCACCCCCGCCGACTGTGTGCACATCGCGCTCACCGGTCTGCTCGGCTACCGGCCCGACCTGGTGATCTCCGGCATCAACAACGGCGCCAACATGGGCGACGACACCATCTACTCGGGCACCGTGGGCGCGGCCATGGAGGGCTACCTGTTCGGCATTCCCGCGATCGCGTTCTCGCAGACCGAAAAGGGCTGGAAGCACCTCGACGCCGCGGCCGCCAAGGCCGCCGAACTGGTGCAGCAGCTGCTGCCTTCGGTGCCCGAAGCGCAGCGGCGCAACGAGCCCTGGCTGCTCAACGTGAACGTGCCCTGCCTGCCGCTGTCCGACATCCGCGGCTTCAAGGTCACGCGCCTGGGCCGCCGCCACGCGGCCGAGCCCGTGATCACGCAGGTGAACCCGCGCGGCGACACCATGTACTGGATCGGCAGCGCCGGCCCCGCACGCGACGACGTGGAGGGCACCGACTTCCATGCCGCGCTGCAGGGCTACGCCACCATCACGCCGCTGCAGGTCGACCTCACCGACCACGACCGCCTGCCGTACTGGGCGCCCACTGCGGTCGCGCTCTCGGGAGGGCCGGCGTGA
- a CDS encoding NADPH:quinone oxidoreductase family protein, giving the protein MHAWLCENPVGVDALQWKELPTPEPGAGQVRLRIEAASLNFPDLLIVQNKYQMKPPLPFVPGSEYAGVIEAVGEGVKHLKAGQRVACLSGTGGFGTHTLAPAALCMPLPEGFPAVDAAAFIMIYATSHHALIDRAQLKAGETVLVLGAAGGVGTAAIQIAKAAGARVIAATSSDEKCALCAQLGADATINYSTHAPQGSLRDEIKRLTEGKGPDVVYDPVGGDFAEPVFRSIAWRGRYLVVGFASGPIPALPLNLPLLKGASIVGVFWGDFSKREPQANAAMMQTLAAQYAKGLIKPLVERTLPMSELKQAFAVMGSRAVKGKLVLVN; this is encoded by the coding sequence ATGCACGCCTGGCTGTGTGAGAACCCCGTGGGCGTTGACGCCCTGCAATGGAAAGAACTGCCCACGCCCGAACCCGGCGCAGGCCAGGTGCGCCTGCGCATCGAGGCCGCGAGCCTGAACTTTCCCGATCTGCTCATCGTGCAGAACAAGTACCAGATGAAGCCGCCCCTGCCCTTCGTGCCGGGCAGCGAGTACGCCGGCGTGATCGAGGCCGTGGGCGAGGGGGTGAAGCACCTCAAGGCCGGCCAGCGCGTGGCCTGCCTGAGCGGCACCGGCGGCTTCGGCACCCACACGCTGGCGCCCGCCGCGCTGTGCATGCCGCTGCCCGAGGGCTTCCCTGCGGTCGACGCGGCGGCCTTCATCATGATCTACGCCACCTCGCACCACGCGCTGATCGATCGCGCGCAATTGAAGGCCGGCGAGACCGTGCTGGTGCTGGGCGCCGCGGGCGGCGTGGGCACGGCCGCGATCCAGATCGCCAAGGCTGCGGGCGCGCGCGTGATCGCTGCCACCTCGAGCGACGAGAAATGCGCCCTGTGTGCGCAGCTCGGCGCCGACGCCACCATCAACTACAGCACCCACGCGCCGCAGGGCAGCCTGCGCGACGAGATCAAGCGCCTCACCGAGGGCAAGGGCCCCGACGTGGTCTACGACCCGGTGGGCGGCGACTTCGCCGAGCCCGTGTTCCGCTCCATCGCCTGGCGCGGCCGCTACCTGGTGGTGGGCTTCGCGAGCGGGCCCATCCCCGCACTGCCGCTGAACCTGCCGCTGCTCAAGGGCGCGAGCATCGTGGGGGTGTTCTGGGGCGACTTTTCCAAGCGCGAACCCCAGGCCAACGCGGCCATGATGCAGACCCTGGCCGCGCAGTACGCGAAAGGCCTGATCAAACCCCTGGTGGAGCGCACCCTGCCCATGAGCGAGCTCAAGCAGGCCTTTGCGGTCATGGGCTCGCGCGCGGTCAAGGGCAAGCTGGTGCTGGTGAACTGA
- a CDS encoding alpha/beta hydrolase family protein → MPRHRPALILALIGAVTSLGLLGCASRASESLTEAERVATRQAQLAQALPMPSAEQVEALERDWVDSARGRAVPARLYLPRAAPGGDARVPLVVVSHGIGGSRFGYSYLGRHLAAQGYAALHVQHVGSDNRLWRGSPWDLLERLNGAATEAEAIARAQDLRFALDQVLADPALAARLDATRIAALGHSYGANTALLVSGARVPGKPALADARVKAVVAISAPPFHGYGAPGPILAPIGLPALHVTAEDDDIRIPGFFSGVQDRVALYEAMGSTSKRLVVFRDGSHSMFTDRLGTGGSAHNVAVKRATRELVVAFLDSLWRERGDALERWQAEHTALLSPGA, encoded by the coding sequence ATGCCCCGCCACCGCCCAGCCCTCATCCTCGCGCTGATCGGCGCCGTCACCAGCCTCGGCCTGCTGGGCTGCGCCAGCCGCGCCAGCGAATCGCTCACCGAGGCCGAGCGCGTGGCCACGCGCCAGGCCCAGCTCGCCCAGGCCCTGCCCATGCCCTCGGCCGAGCAGGTGGAAGCGCTGGAGCGCGACTGGGTCGACAGCGCGCGCGGCCGCGCGGTGCCGGCGCGCCTGTACCTGCCCCGCGCCGCCCCGGGCGGTGACGCGCGCGTGCCGCTGGTGGTGGTCTCGCACGGCATCGGCGGCTCGCGCTTCGGCTACAGCTACCTGGGCCGCCACCTCGCGGCCCAGGGCTACGCGGCGCTGCACGTGCAGCACGTGGGCAGCGACAACCGCCTGTGGCGCGGCAGCCCCTGGGACCTGCTCGAACGCCTCAATGGCGCGGCCACCGAGGCCGAGGCCATCGCACGCGCGCAAGACCTGCGCTTCGCCCTCGATCAGGTGCTGGCGGACCCGGCCCTGGCCGCGCGCCTCGACGCCACCCGCATCGCGGCCCTGGGCCATTCGTATGGCGCCAACACCGCGCTGCTGGTGTCGGGCGCGCGCGTGCCCGGCAAGCCCGCGCTTGCCGATGCACGCGTGAAGGCGGTGGTGGCCATCAGCGCCCCGCCCTTCCACGGCTACGGCGCGCCCGGGCCCATCCTCGCGCCCATCGGCCTGCCCGCGCTGCACGTCACGGCCGAGGACGACGACATCCGCATCCCGGGCTTCTTTTCGGGCGTGCAGGACCGTGTGGCGCTGTACGAGGCCATGGGCAGCACGAGCAAACGCCTGGTGGTGTTCCGCGACGGCTCGCACAGCATGTTCACCGACCGCCTGGGCACGGGCGGCAGCGCGCACAACGTGGCGGTCAAGCGCGCCACGCGCGAGCTGGTGGTGGCCTTCCTTGACAGCCTGTGGCGCGAGCGCGGCGACGCACTCGAGCGCTGGCAGGCCGAGCACACCGCCCTGCTCAGCCCGGGGGCGTAG